The following coding sequences lie in one Pseudomonas svalbardensis genomic window:
- a CDS encoding DsbA family oxidoreductase, with protein sequence MTATVSIDFISDVVCPWCALGATALEQAIENMAGEVSVELTYKPFELNPDMPAVGEKAVEHLMRKYGRTTEDVAAGKAMQIARGEAIGFKFDLEKRSHFYNTFDAHRLLMWALQEGRQVALKKILLRAYFTDGQNPSDRETLVGLAAEAGLDAAAAQEVLASGAFAKEVRELEEFYRQRGINSVPAMVLNGRHLVSGSQSVEYYEQMLRQMAKAPAEA encoded by the coding sequence ATGACCGCGACCGTCTCCATCGATTTCATCTCCGACGTGGTGTGCCCGTGGTGCGCCTTGGGCGCGACGGCGCTGGAGCAGGCGATCGAGAACATGGCCGGTGAAGTCTCGGTGGAGCTGACCTACAAGCCCTTCGAGTTGAACCCGGACATGCCGGCAGTCGGCGAAAAAGCGGTTGAGCACTTGATGCGCAAATATGGACGAACCACCGAAGACGTCGCCGCCGGCAAAGCGATGCAGATCGCTCGCGGTGAGGCTATCGGTTTCAAGTTTGATCTGGAGAAGCGCAGCCACTTCTACAACACGTTTGATGCTCACCGGTTGTTGATGTGGGCGTTACAGGAAGGGCGGCAGGTCGCACTGAAGAAGATCCTGCTGCGCGCTTATTTCACCGACGGCCAGAACCCGAGCGATCGCGAGACGCTGGTGGGGCTGGCTGCTGAAGCGGGACTGGATGCGGCGGCTGCTCAAGAGGTGTTGGCGTCCGGAGCGTTCGCCAAAGAAGTGCGTGAGCTTGAAGAGTTTTACCGTCAGCGCGGCATCAATTCGGTTCCGGCCATGGTGCTTAACGGTCGTCACTTGGTGTCCGGTTCGCAGTCGGTCGAGTACTACGAACAGATGTTGAGACAAATGGCGAAGGCCCCCGCCGAAGCCTGA
- a CDS encoding SDR family NAD(P)-dependent oxidoreductase, with translation MSNSKKVIVITGASQGLGAGMVKAFRDLDYKVVATSRSIKPSTDPDILTVAGDIGNPEVAQQVIRETIARFGRIDTLVNNAGIFVAKPFTAYTPEDYAAVLSVNLNGFFYITQLAITEMEKQGSGHVVNITTSLVDHAIDGVPSVLASLTKGGLNAATKSLAIEYAKRGIRVNAVSPGIIKTPMHGEETHEALGNLHPVGHMGEISDIAQAVVYLDSANFVTGEILHVDGGQSAGH, from the coding sequence ATGAGCAATTCGAAAAAAGTCATCGTTATTACGGGTGCTTCCCAAGGCCTCGGCGCAGGCATGGTCAAGGCGTTCCGTGATCTGGATTACAAGGTTGTCGCCACTTCGCGTTCGATCAAACCGTCCACCGACCCGGACATCCTCACCGTGGCGGGCGACATCGGCAACCCGGAAGTCGCCCAGCAAGTCATCCGTGAAACCATCGCACGTTTTGGTCGCATCGACACCCTGGTCAACAACGCCGGGATCTTCGTTGCCAAACCGTTCACCGCTTACACCCCGGAAGACTACGCCGCAGTGCTGTCGGTGAACCTGAACGGTTTCTTCTACATCACCCAACTCGCGATCACCGAGATGGAAAAACAAGGAAGCGGCCACGTCGTCAACATCACCACCAGCCTGGTGGACCACGCCATCGACGGTGTGCCGTCGGTACTGGCTTCGCTGACCAAAGGTGGTTTGAACGCGGCAACCAAGTCCCTGGCCATTGAATACGCCAAGCGCGGGATTCGGGTGAATGCGGTTTCCCCGGGCATCATCAAGACGCCGATGCATGGCGAGGAAACTCATGAAGCGCTGGGGAATCTGCACCCGGTTGGGCATATGGGCGAGATCAGCGATATTGCGCAGGCTGTTGTTTATCTGGACAGTGCCAACTTTGTCACCGGCGAGATCCTGCACGTTGATGGTGGGCAGAGCGCGGGTCACTAA
- a CDS encoding TauD/TfdA family dioxygenase has translation MTTSKKFDFFDTQGISNFLNENGYCVIKPQDNSLEAFRDVAGKFGQIQFHTKSDEHGVVGGGEPINKDWQNFKDDYHGELSSDFFPHTDGSFLNGITYVDGVAKKITPPKFVVLQCVSKPEFGGDNFLVDGQKIYNDLLANQADILKTLMTSGSVTYCRDDLLSMDCSVFEKINDSKLRIRYRYDSTAFLPEWASAAFKYIQNQYSTNEDYIINVSLEPGDILVMDNLRVLHARHKFIDGSKKRKVRRLWIADDSSVIFENILNQSPVRRAMSPFQKYNIAQQGNAEHLLIEYTCGIHYQPSKSLSKAQRVLDMIVE, from the coding sequence ATGACGACGAGCAAAAAGTTTGATTTCTTTGACACCCAAGGAATCTCCAACTTTCTCAATGAGAACGGATATTGTGTTATCAAGCCTCAAGATAACTCTTTGGAGGCATTTAGAGATGTCGCTGGCAAATTTGGGCAAATTCAATTTCATACAAAATCTGATGAACACGGAGTCGTGGGCGGTGGAGAGCCCATTAATAAGGATTGGCAAAACTTCAAAGATGATTATCATGGTGAATTATCAAGTGATTTTTTCCCTCATACTGATGGTTCTTTTTTGAATGGGATAACTTATGTTGATGGCGTGGCAAAAAAAATCACGCCTCCCAAATTTGTCGTTCTCCAGTGCGTATCAAAGCCGGAATTTGGCGGAGATAATTTTTTGGTTGACGGACAGAAAATCTACAATGACTTACTTGCCAATCAAGCTGATATATTAAAGACACTGATGACCAGCGGCAGTGTTACTTACTGTCGAGACGACCTATTATCCATGGATTGTTCTGTATTCGAAAAAATCAATGATAGTAAATTAAGAATTCGTTATCGATATGACAGCACCGCGTTTCTTCCTGAGTGGGCTAGCGCTGCATTTAAATACATCCAAAATCAATACTCCACCAATGAGGACTACATTATTAATGTAAGTCTTGAGCCTGGGGACATTCTGGTTATGGATAACCTTAGAGTTTTACACGCACGCCATAAATTCATTGACGGTAGTAAAAAAAGGAAAGTAAGGAGACTTTGGATTGCTGATGATTCAAGTGTTATATTTGAAAACATATTAAATCAATCACCTGTGCGCAGAGCAATGTCCCCCTTTCAGAAATATAATATTGCCCAACAAGGAAATGCAGAGCATTTACTTATTGAATATACATGCGGCATTCACTATCAACCGAGCAAGAGCTTATCAAAAGCTCAGCGCGTGCTTGATATGATTGTCGAGTGA
- a CDS encoding TSUP family transporter: MFELSSGLYVLVGVSFITSFMTAAIGVGGGIGLLAVMPQFIPISAVVPVHGLIQMVSNGSRFAFDYKSAKIEILPRYIIGCLTGAFIGYFFIGNFPEKYLSLILGIFILAITWTKIVSSLGFVLKNFAIVGFLQTFLSLFVAVTGLISQPILMKMNINKNEVIVTHAMQMSVLHGLKFAAFVIAGFAFMDYAELIIIMITASTIGSYLGGFLRDRISQRVGAMLLKAGVTFFGFKMILDHFIKGM; this comes from the coding sequence ATGTTTGAACTCTCTTCTGGCTTATACGTTCTGGTGGGTGTCAGTTTCATAACTTCATTTATGACTGCCGCCATTGGTGTCGGTGGCGGGATTGGATTGCTTGCTGTGATGCCTCAATTTATACCTATCTCTGCGGTTGTACCGGTTCACGGCTTGATTCAAATGGTGAGCAATGGCAGTCGATTCGCATTTGACTACAAGAGCGCAAAAATAGAGATCCTTCCCAGATATATCATCGGCTGTTTGACAGGAGCTTTTATTGGGTATTTCTTCATAGGGAATTTCCCTGAAAAATACTTATCATTGATCCTTGGCATTTTTATTCTAGCAATCACATGGACCAAGATTGTTTCATCATTAGGATTCGTGCTTAAAAACTTTGCCATCGTTGGTTTTCTTCAAACATTTCTTTCGCTTTTCGTTGCTGTAACCGGTTTGATATCACAGCCCATCTTGATGAAGATGAATATCAATAAAAATGAAGTGATCGTCACGCATGCCATGCAAATGAGTGTACTGCACGGGTTGAAATTCGCTGCTTTTGTTATTGCTGGCTTTGCATTCATGGACTACGCAGAACTCATAATCATCATGATAACAGCATCCACTATCGGCTCGTATCTGGGTGGATTTCTTAGAGATCGAATATCGCAACGTGTAGGCGCCATGCTTTTGAAAGCGGGGGTCACGTTTTTTGGTTTTAAAATGATTCTGGATCATTTTATCAAGGGCATGTGA
- a CDS encoding membrane-bound PQQ-dependent dehydrogenase, glucose/quinate/shikimate family: MNDRTLGRGAGVSNLLFGVYIIFVALLGVALTYRGGALVATGGSPYYAMMGTALLLSAILIGLKQSRGIYLYGAASLATYAWAIWESGYDGWAFIPRLAWLAVLSVPFLAFWPLVRRDFANAKRSHYFTIMGLLPILMAITILVPLFFPTTVHLADSTLATTRPEQPFSRNTVTSPDGNIAASHDETNWTAYAGSNLGNHYSAASQIIPSNVSGLVKVWEYHHGDVKQPGEKTKYLNEATPIKVGNSLYTCTPKQIIISLDATTGKENWRFDSKVDPAYFDNGGAYCRGVSYFEVPNASGLCASRIIWGTNDIRLGAVDALTGQACPGFGNAGFADLKDGLGTFRKGSTGITSAPIVIRGVVITGGRVLDSDVRPAPSGVVRAYDAITGKQKWAWDLGRPDTNAPARDDENYTLSTPNSWAPLSADDELGLVYVTTGNAAGDFYGGTRTEQEDKFSSSLVALDAATGKVRWHFQTVHHDLWDYDLSPQPNLIDFPTSTGSRPAVIQATKSGQLFVLDRATGEPLMDIVQSPVPQGTAPGDYTSATQPLSPNMPSTMGRPSKTPEVLTEANAWGLTPFDQLQCRIEFRQARYEGIFTPPVVGQQSLIFPGHHGGLNWGGVMVDLKRGLLIINNQRLPYMQGLVPREQLDAINAKSFQEAPGNTQGFRVQAGLPYGAIKDPWMSSLDQPCIAPPWGFITGIDLRTRDVVWSRPFGTGYDSGPWGIASRMRFEIGTPSDATGVTTAGGVTFIGAAIDRFMRAYDSESGELLWEERLPAGNQASPLTYMSQGRQYVVAVVGGHDRIPTKLGDSIIAWALPTR, translated from the coding sequence ATGAACGACAGGACGTTGGGTAGAGGGGCGGGGGTCTCGAACCTTCTGTTCGGGGTGTACATCATATTTGTTGCCCTGCTTGGAGTAGCACTGACCTATAGAGGCGGGGCTCTGGTGGCAACTGGCGGATCACCCTATTACGCCATGATGGGCACCGCCCTGTTGCTATCGGCCATCCTCATCGGCCTGAAACAGTCTCGCGGCATTTACCTCTACGGTGCGGCCTCCCTGGCCACCTACGCCTGGGCGATCTGGGAGTCCGGGTACGATGGTTGGGCCTTCATTCCACGCTTAGCCTGGCTGGCCGTTCTCAGCGTACCGTTTCTGGCTTTTTGGCCTTTGGTGCGTCGTGACTTTGCCAACGCCAAAAGAAGCCATTACTTCACCATTATGGGTCTACTGCCGATACTCATGGCGATCACCATCCTGGTACCCCTGTTCTTCCCGACAACCGTTCACCTTGCCGACTCGACGCTCGCAACGACGCGTCCTGAACAACCTTTCAGTCGCAATACGGTAACTTCACCGGACGGTAATATTGCTGCGTCACACGACGAAACCAATTGGACCGCCTATGCAGGCTCCAACTTGGGCAATCACTATTCCGCAGCATCGCAAATCATCCCTTCGAATGTGTCCGGCCTGGTGAAAGTCTGGGAATACCACCACGGCGACGTGAAGCAACCAGGTGAAAAAACCAAATACTTGAACGAGGCCACTCCGATCAAGGTGGGTAACTCGCTCTATACCTGCACTCCGAAGCAAATCATCATTTCTCTGGATGCCACCACAGGAAAGGAGAACTGGCGGTTTGACTCCAAAGTCGACCCAGCCTACTTCGACAATGGCGGCGCATACTGCCGTGGTGTCTCCTATTTCGAAGTGCCAAATGCCAGTGGCCTGTGCGCCTCGCGCATCATCTGGGGCACCAACGATATTCGCTTGGGAGCGGTAGACGCCTTGACTGGCCAAGCGTGCCCCGGATTCGGCAACGCAGGTTTTGCGGATTTGAAAGACGGGTTAGGCACCTTCAGAAAAGGGTCGACCGGGATTACCTCCGCACCCATCGTAATCCGCGGGGTAGTGATCACCGGAGGCCGAGTCCTTGATTCAGATGTGCGCCCAGCGCCCTCGGGAGTGGTTCGTGCCTACGACGCGATTACCGGCAAACAAAAATGGGCTTGGGACTTGGGCCGCCCAGACACCAATGCCCCCGCTCGCGACGACGAGAACTACACACTCAGCACACCCAACTCCTGGGCACCGCTTTCCGCCGACGATGAACTGGGATTAGTGTATGTCACCACCGGCAACGCTGCTGGCGACTTCTATGGTGGTACTCGCACGGAGCAAGAGGACAAGTTCAGCTCCTCCCTGGTTGCACTGGATGCAGCCACAGGTAAGGTCAGATGGCATTTCCAGACAGTTCACCACGATCTATGGGACTACGACCTGAGCCCGCAACCCAATCTGATTGACTTCCCCACATCAACGGGCTCACGCCCTGCCGTCATTCAAGCCACCAAATCCGGCCAGCTGTTTGTACTTGACCGCGCCACCGGTGAGCCTTTGATGGATATCGTGCAATCTCCCGTCCCACAGGGAACCGCTCCTGGCGACTACACCTCGGCCACCCAGCCGCTTTCGCCCAATATGCCGAGCACCATGGGGCGCCCATCGAAAACGCCGGAAGTACTGACCGAGGCAAATGCCTGGGGCTTAACGCCATTCGATCAGTTGCAATGTCGCATCGAGTTTCGCCAGGCACGCTACGAAGGGATCTTCACACCACCAGTCGTAGGCCAACAAAGCCTGATTTTCCCCGGCCATCATGGCGGCTTGAACTGGGGAGGCGTGATGGTAGACCTCAAACGGGGCCTGCTGATCATCAATAACCAGCGGCTCCCTTACATGCAGGGGCTGGTTCCTCGCGAACAACTCGACGCCATCAATGCCAAGTCATTCCAAGAAGCGCCGGGCAACACCCAAGGCTTCCGCGTCCAGGCCGGACTGCCTTACGGCGCCATCAAAGATCCATGGATGTCATCCCTTGACCAACCTTGCATTGCGCCACCCTGGGGCTTCATCACGGGCATAGACCTGCGCACGCGCGATGTAGTCTGGAGTCGCCCGTTCGGTACGGGGTACGACAGCGGGCCTTGGGGAATTGCCTCTCGTATGCGCTTCGAAATCGGTACGCCGAGTGACGCGACGGGCGTGACAACAGCGGGAGGCGTGACGTTCATCGGTGCCGCCATCGATCGTTTCATGCGGGCTTACGACAGTGAAAGTGGAGAACTACTGTGGGAAGAACGCCTCCCCGCGGGCAATCAGGCTTCACCCTTGACCTACATGAGCCAAGGCCGACAGTACGTCGTGGCAGTGGTCGGCGGTCATGACCGAATTCCAACCAAGCTGGGTGACAGCATCATCGCCTGGGCCCTGCCCACGAGGTAA
- a CDS encoding GntR family transcriptional regulator, whose protein sequence is MIKKDLALQLAPRVIDMVRARSMKAGEPLREQTFAQALGVSRSPIRRVFALLAEWDLAIQEPNRGYFLKQGAGQIQETTFPLASDPFEDFYLRVVDDILGGEIPAHFFEAQLLRRYEVPRGQLLKVLNRLASEAMVERKPGQGWGLKDFVHNTQTYIQSYRFRMAIEPAALLEPGYQINHAAFAKARQQQQAMLDGDIHTLSRAQLFQVGAQFHELIVQCSGNVFFIDAIRQQNQLRRFIGYKANVDRTRLMAQCQEHIHLLDLIESDRREEAAQFLWRHLDEVGRLKTQQDVAPE, encoded by the coding sequence GTGATCAAGAAAGACCTCGCCTTGCAGTTGGCCCCACGTGTCATCGACATGGTTCGCGCCCGGTCGATGAAAGCCGGTGAGCCGTTGCGCGAGCAGACGTTCGCGCAAGCGCTTGGTGTTTCGCGCTCGCCTATCCGGCGAGTTTTTGCCTTGCTCGCTGAGTGGGATCTCGCGATTCAGGAACCCAATCGTGGCTACTTTTTGAAACAAGGCGCAGGGCAGATTCAGGAAACAACATTCCCTCTCGCCAGTGATCCTTTCGAAGACTTTTACCTTCGCGTGGTCGACGACATTCTTGGCGGGGAAATACCTGCCCACTTTTTCGAAGCGCAGCTGTTGCGCCGTTACGAAGTGCCCCGCGGACAATTGCTTAAGGTATTGAACAGGCTGGCCAGCGAAGCCATGGTGGAGCGCAAGCCGGGGCAAGGATGGGGTCTCAAAGACTTCGTGCATAACACCCAGACATACATCCAAAGCTACCGCTTCCGTATGGCCATCGAGCCGGCCGCCCTGCTTGAGCCCGGTTATCAGATTAACCACGCCGCGTTTGCCAAGGCCAGGCAGCAACAGCAGGCCATGCTCGATGGGGATATTCACACCTTGTCCCGCGCCCAACTGTTCCAAGTTGGCGCCCAGTTTCACGAACTGATCGTGCAGTGCTCCGGAAATGTCTTTTTCATCGATGCCATACGCCAGCAAAATCAACTCAGGCGCTTCATAGGCTACAAAGCCAACGTCGATCGCACTCGTCTTATGGCGCAATGCCAGGAACACATCCATTTGCTCGACCTCATCGAGTCTGATCGGCGTGAAGAAGCCGCGCAATTTCTCTGGAGGCATCTGGACGAAGTGGGCCGACTCAAGACTCAGCAGGACGTCGCTCCAGAATAA
- a CDS encoding aspartate/glutamate racemase family protein, translating to MKAPRIFLIHATALAIDPITAAFARLWPQAQIINLLEDSLSRDRVEEGGLTTSMKARFLTLSHYAVQSAADAILFTCSAFGDAIDLCKPVVSIPVLKPNEAMINLALTQASRVAVLATFEPTISSIMAEFKQVAERSGRALEVVPYFVPGAMQALSEGNREGHDTAIAEMAGQVGVCDLICFAQFSMTSAAGQAQARSGLPVLTTPDSAVLELRRMLQVDDFVSSQDGCLPNA from the coding sequence ATGAAGGCTCCACGCATTTTTCTGATCCACGCGACCGCACTGGCGATCGATCCCATCACGGCGGCCTTCGCCCGGCTATGGCCGCAGGCACAGATCATCAATCTGCTCGAGGACTCGTTGTCCCGAGACCGAGTGGAGGAGGGCGGATTAACCACGAGTATGAAGGCGCGCTTTCTGACGCTTTCCCATTACGCAGTACAAAGCGCAGCGGATGCCATTCTGTTTACCTGTTCGGCTTTCGGCGATGCCATCGACCTGTGCAAGCCTGTTGTCTCCATTCCAGTACTCAAGCCGAACGAAGCCATGATCAACCTGGCTCTAACGCAAGCATCGCGTGTTGCCGTGCTAGCGACGTTCGAGCCTACCATCAGCTCGATAATGGCCGAGTTCAAGCAAGTGGCTGAGCGCAGTGGTCGAGCGCTGGAGGTGGTGCCCTATTTTGTCCCTGGTGCAATGCAGGCACTGAGTGAAGGGAACAGAGAAGGCCACGATACCGCCATCGCGGAAATGGCCGGTCAGGTCGGGGTCTGCGATCTGATCTGTTTCGCACAGTTTTCGATGACGAGCGCCGCAGGGCAGGCACAGGCTCGATCGGGTCTACCTGTATTGACCACTCCCGATAGTGCAGTGCTGGAGCTGCGAAGGATGCTCCAGGTTGATGATTTCGTTTCTTCCCAGGATGGATGTTTACCCAATGCTTAA
- a CDS encoding hydroxypyruvate isomerase family protein: MLKFNAHLGFQFNELPFLQRIEAAAAAGFQAVEFPSPYEFDASELADHLAQYRLPLIQFAAPAGVTKGIAALQGKEEEFRAGLVQAARYAKALACSDVHIMSGVTTQDEAALIFGGNLEYAVKYFEDQGLRPLIEVISSQAMPDYYMSDFSKAQQVLETFPSVGLILDLYHAQLLTGDAANVLARFYDRTVHVQIADCPGRHEPGTGSIDFASLFAALEQRGYPGWIGCEYHPSGSTVASLDWIKRLSA; the protein is encoded by the coding sequence ATGCTTAAATTCAATGCTCATCTCGGTTTCCAATTCAATGAGTTGCCTTTTCTGCAACGCATCGAAGCCGCCGCCGCAGCTGGTTTTCAGGCGGTGGAGTTCCCGTCCCCCTATGAATTCGACGCCAGCGAACTGGCTGATCACCTGGCTCAATACCGTCTGCCGTTGATTCAGTTCGCCGCACCGGCTGGCGTTACCAAAGGCATCGCTGCCTTGCAGGGCAAGGAAGAAGAGTTTCGCGCTGGCTTGGTCCAGGCCGCCCGCTATGCAAAGGCGCTGGCGTGTTCGGATGTCCACATCATGTCTGGCGTAACAACGCAGGATGAGGCAGCGCTTATCTTTGGGGGCAATCTGGAGTATGCAGTCAAGTACTTCGAAGATCAGGGTTTGCGGCCGCTTATCGAAGTGATCAGTTCGCAGGCGATGCCTGACTATTACATGTCTGACTTCAGCAAGGCGCAACAGGTGCTGGAGACCTTCCCGAGTGTTGGGCTGATTCTCGATCTTTACCATGCCCAGCTTCTGACCGGAGACGCAGCAAATGTTCTGGCTCGGTTTTATGACAGAACCGTCCATGTGCAAATTGCCGACTGCCCGGGTCGTCACGAACCGGGAACGGGGAGTATCGACTTTGCTTCCTTGTTCGCGGCGCTGGAGCAGCGTGGCTACCCAGGATGGATCGGGTGTGAATACCATCCTTCCGGTTCTACCGTTGCGAGCCTTGACTGGATTAAGCGGCTAAGTGCTTAG
- a CDS encoding nucleoside deaminase: MSTLNSAQEAVDTVANQAIDAALQQTFAVGGAIINNATGEVIAALHNNVLMPFPGSGTTYFLPHDPTAHGERQLVDWYYENVAPLNLPPPNQLTVVTTLDPCAMCAGSLLTAGFNVAVSAIDDYAGINYNSQFTFPSLPPQIRQQAQGTWGYYAIAAPVSRAYQGSTSPVFGGQTIDSAAYFLTSSIFSASVNTVREASNNSGLPPDQLQNPANLPANSKVRQALTALSPFALTVQSANPRDPGAELAPPLLQTAQHSPVFNSVALIDPFGNLLVCLGGVENQSPIRTAFMETTRNYAVMRWTLMNDPDPAVRAQAEQYLTHPKYGTFVFLYAPDPTTPQAVMTFGAYGSTMEGPVPQSYPSNLQYVLLPGNTTAQALSTLAQNLPPFYTQSVQVAPAQVLSQDLINAVKNGV; the protein is encoded by the coding sequence ATGAGTACATTGAACAGTGCGCAGGAAGCGGTCGATACCGTCGCCAACCAAGCCATTGATGCTGCGCTGCAGCAAACCTTCGCGGTGGGCGGCGCCATCATCAACAACGCAACGGGCGAAGTCATCGCCGCGCTGCACAACAACGTGCTGATGCCTTTCCCCGGCAGTGGCACCACGTACTTTCTACCTCATGACCCGACCGCCCACGGCGAGCGGCAATTGGTGGACTGGTACTATGAAAACGTCGCGCCATTGAACCTGCCACCGCCCAATCAGTTGACTGTCGTCACCACGCTGGACCCGTGCGCCATGTGCGCTGGTTCACTGCTGACTGCAGGGTTTAACGTCGCCGTCAGTGCGATCGATGACTACGCAGGCATCAACTACAACAGCCAGTTCACCTTTCCGTCGCTGCCGCCGCAGATCCGCCAACAGGCGCAGGGCACCTGGGGTTATTACGCGATTGCGGCGCCGGTCAGCCGGGCTTATCAAGGTTCGACCAGCCCGGTATTCGGCGGCCAGACCATCGACTCGGCAGCTTACTTCCTCACCAGCTCGATCTTCTCCGCCAGCGTCAACACCGTACGCGAGGCCAGCAACAACAGCGGTCTGCCACCGGATCAATTGCAAAACCCGGCAAACCTCCCGGCCAACAGCAAAGTCCGCCAGGCACTGACTGCGCTCAGCCCGTTTGCGCTGACCGTGCAATCGGCCAACCCACGCGACCCCGGCGCAGAACTCGCCCCGCCACTGTTACAAACCGCACAGCACAGCCCGGTGTTCAACTCGGTAGCCCTCATCGATCCATTCGGCAACCTGCTGGTGTGTCTGGGAGGCGTCGAGAACCAGTCGCCAATTCGTACAGCGTTCATGGAAACCACCCGCAACTACGCGGTCATGCGCTGGACCCTGATGAACGACCCCGACCCGGCGGTTCGCGCCCAGGCCGAGCAATACCTGACACATCCCAAGTACGGCACCTTCGTCTTCCTCTATGCACCCGATCCCACCACACCGCAGGCCGTGATGACCTTCGGCGCGTACGGCTCGACCATGGAAGGCCCCGTGCCGCAGAGCTATCCGTCCAACCTCCAATACGTGCTGCTGCCGGGCAACACCACCGCCCAAGCGTTATCGACACTGGCCCAGAACCTGCCGCCGTTCTACACGCAAAGCGTGCAAGTGGCGCCCGCGCAGGTGCTGAGTCAGGACCTGATCAACGCGGTGAAAAACGGCGTGTAA
- a CDS encoding methyltransferase produces MPAKGVDACVLTGEALLARFAELDAFLIQHQALWKPRPFTHLQLPWEASYPELATWLRGRSLEDAEHAHNNPALLDAPEPFASLAAMSLELSAVDELPAHALETAGHRLNVDVPGRKWQQIEAFASRLQFADAPSHWLDWCSGKGHLGRRLLQSGQQLTCLEYDPALVASGQALSQRHQLHALHVKQDVLAPGAASLLNADHTPVALHACGDLHVRLMQLASATGCRQLAIAPCCYNRISVGEYQTISSAGMRSDLQLSLEDLSLPMNETVTAGARVRRQRDTSMARRLGFDLLQRQLRGVDEYLPTPSLPSAWLDKSFADYCQHLASLKELSTIGPQNWPALETSGWQRLAEVRNLELLRGLFRRPLELWLVLDRALFLAEQGYAVRLGTFCETPLTPRNFLILAERP; encoded by the coding sequence ATGCCTGCCAAGGGCGTTGATGCCTGCGTGCTGACGGGCGAGGCGTTACTCGCCCGTTTCGCGGAGCTGGATGCTTTTCTGATCCAGCATCAGGCGCTGTGGAAGCCTCGGCCGTTTACTCATCTGCAGCTTCCTTGGGAAGCGTCCTACCCTGAGTTGGCGACCTGGCTACGAGGGCGATCGCTGGAGGACGCGGAACACGCGCATAACAACCCAGCTCTTTTGGACGCACCGGAGCCGTTTGCCTCATTGGCGGCGATGTCCCTTGAGCTGAGCGCTGTGGATGAGTTGCCGGCGCATGCGCTTGAAACGGCAGGCCATCGGTTGAATGTCGATGTGCCGGGGCGCAAGTGGCAGCAGATCGAGGCCTTCGCCAGTCGTTTGCAGTTTGCTGACGCGCCGAGCCATTGGCTGGACTGGTGCTCGGGCAAAGGCCACTTGGGTCGACGTCTGCTGCAATCCGGACAACAACTAACCTGCCTGGAATACGACCCGGCGCTGGTCGCCAGCGGTCAGGCACTCAGCCAGCGTCATCAATTGCATGCGCTGCATGTCAAGCAAGATGTACTCGCGCCCGGTGCCGCCTCTTTATTGAATGCTGACCACACGCCGGTAGCGCTGCACGCCTGCGGTGATCTGCATGTGCGGCTGATGCAGCTCGCCAGCGCCACCGGTTGCAGGCAACTGGCCATTGCCCCTTGCTGCTACAACCGGATCAGTGTGGGCGAGTATCAGACCATTTCCTCTGCGGGCATGCGATCCGACCTACAACTGTCGCTCGAAGACCTCTCGCTGCCGATGAACGAAACCGTCACCGCCGGCGCTCGCGTCCGACGTCAGCGCGACACCTCCATGGCCCGGCGCCTGGGTTTCGACCTGCTGCAACGGCAACTGCGCGGCGTTGACGAGTACCTGCCCACCCCTTCGCTGCCCAGTGCCTGGCTGGATAAATCTTTCGCCGATTACTGCCAACATTTGGCCTCGCTCAAGGAGTTATCCACAATCGGACCGCAGAATTGGCCAGCGCTCGAAACTTCCGGTTGGCAGCGACTGGCCGAAGTGCGCAATCTCGAGCTACTGCGCGGACTTTTCCGACGCCCATTGGAGCTGTGGCTGGTACTCGATCGAGCCCTTTTCCTCGCCGAGCAAGGGTATGCGGTTCGCCTCGGAACCTTCTGCGAAACCCCGCTTACACCGCGTAATTTCCTGATCCTGGCTGAGCGCCCTTAA